The Prochlorococcus sp. MIT 1341 genomic interval GTTGGCTAGCCATCCAGTTGCAGTTACTGAATTGCCTAATTCATCTTTCGCACTTGTCCCGCCTCCGCTGCCGCCTGCGCTAGGAGGAATGAAGTAATTAACCACTGGATATAGGGCACCGAGGGCGACCCCAGTTAGCGATCCAAATGTAAGCAGATTCATGAACTGCCTTCGCCCCATTGAGGGCACATCGCTACTGGTCATTTGTGTCATAAGGGTCGTTAACCTGAGCACAATAATGACCATTATGGACTGTGAAGGGCCCCGATTGCTTTTGGGAAAGGCCTTTGTTATCTCGTCGCAACCCTTACGCCTTGACTGACAGCGCATCTAAAGACTTTTACCTTCCACTCGATGTTGACGAGGTGATTGATTGCCTGATTCAACGATGGGATGTGAGCTATGACTTGCAGTTAGTAGTTAGGAATAAACGTCTTTATTTGCAAATTATGTGGGCTTATCTGGAGCAGCAATCCTTTCCGTTAGAAGAGAGCGCTTATAGACTGCATATTGCAGAAGTTCTTGATATTGTTAATAGGCTTGGCTTAGCTGATTCAGTAAGGAGTTGGCTCTCAAATACCCCAAAAAGACCTCGGGTTGGCAAGGCGCTTAGTCTGCCGCTGGTGGCTGATCAGCGTTTGGATGAATTTGTCCTTTGACCTGATCAGTTAGGGCAACTAAAGCAACCCCTATTAAGAAGAGGGCTGTTATGGCAGTAGTCAATAGGAGCATTGTGACTGGATCAGTAGATGGAGTGAGAACAGCGCCTAATAAAGCTGCTACAAGAACCACCCAACGCCAAGAAGAGAGCATTTGTTTCCAGTTGATTAGCCCAAATGCACCTAAAAGCAATTGAAGAACAGGCAATTGAAAAGCTAATCCTGTAGAAAGCATTAGTAGAAGTACAAAATCTAGATAACGTTCAATTGACCAAATAGGCTCCACTACGTCTGCTCCGTAGTGGAGAAGGAACCTAAGTGCAGCAGGAACTAATGCCCACCATGCAAAAGCTAGTCCCGCAAAAAATAATATTGCTGACCCTGCTACAGCTGGTGCAATAAGACGTCTTTCCCTGATAGTTAAACCAGGAAGAATAAAAGAGAGTCCTTGATAGAGGATGAAAGGTAGAGAAAAAGTGAGTCCTGCGTATCCTGCAACTTTTAATGAGACAAAAAGAAACTCACCAGGCGCTACTTGTAAAAATTTAATCGACCCGGCAGGCGCTTCAAGCATACGTACTAAAGGTTTTATAAATAAAAGGCTTCCTGCCGCTGCTATAACCACAGAAAGAAGGCTTAAGAGGACCCTCTGCCGAAGCTCCTCAAGATGATCTACCAATGGCATCTCTATTTCGTTGGGGAGGGATTCCATCCTTTTGCCTGCTTTTTGATGTGGTGTGGCAGGTTTAGTCATTGAGAGGTTATAGAGATTTTCAAAATAGTTTTGAGGGTTAGATACAACAGCATTATGAGGTTAAGGGCTATTCGAAGTGAGATATTTTTTGGCCCGTTCTGGTTGAGCCCATCTGATGGTGCCTCCACGATGCCGGACAGTTCCTGGAGCTGAATTGTTAACTCTTTGCAGGTTTTGCGTAGGGGTCATAACAACAGCAACTTTTTTATTGGCTTTAGCCCTACTGAAATATGCGGCAAGGTCAGCAGCTAGCTGAAGATCAGGTTCATCTGGAAAAGTTGTAGAAGATTTAAGGACAACATGGCTGCCAGGACATTCCTGTGCATGAAACCAAAGATCTCCGGATTTTGAATAGCGGAGGCTAATTAATTCATTTTGCCGATGGTTTCTACCTATTTGGATAAGAAGACCTGCTGGGCTTTTTATCTCTAAAGGATTAGGTTGGTTTTGAATGTTCTTTTTGTGTTTCTTGCTTTGGTTTGATTTTTTTAGTAAATCATCAATTTCCATATTTAGCTCTTTAAGTCTTTGTAGACGATCTACGCTAGTTTCCCAGGTGTTTGTTATTAGATTTTCTAGATAGGTCTCGCTGTTATGAATTAGTTCGATCCTTTGCTTATGATGTTTGCACCTGTTTTTGAGACGATCCACAGATCGTTTAAGTTTTTTTGCTTTCTCATATAACTTTTGTGCTTTTAAAACACTATCTCGAGTTAGCGAAGGCATGCTGAGAATTAAGTCTGCTTCTTCTTTTAGTTGAGGGCCTTCAACGGTTTTTTCTAATAAAGCTTCTTGGTTTTGGAGCGCTTCTAATTCATGTTCAAGGTGCAAATCAAGAACTTTTTTAAGTTTTTTAGAAAGACTATTTATTTCCTTTTTGTTTAGACCTTCTTTGTAATAATGACCTAGAGCAAGTGCAAGGTTTTTGCTTGATTTGGAGGGATTAAGTACTTTTGAGTTCCACACTCTGTAGGGAGTTGGTCCTTGAAAGCTGAGGTTGAATATTTCTTCATCAAGTTGTGTAAGCCATTGACACCAACTTTTGTGGAGCATTGTCCATCGTCTATCACTTATCTGTAGCACAGGGAGGTTGAGAATCTCTATTGCTATCTCAAAATCTTCGTGGGCTAATTGCAATGAAAGCGAAGGACTAATTCCTTGATAGCTTGAATGTAAGTTTTTTTTTAAGGTTTCTGGAGTTAAGCATAGGCGTCTTTTCCAACTGTCTATTGTTTCGCTCTTGTTGGGCTTGATTCCTTTAAGAGGGGGTGGAGGAACATATCGGTCTCCTGTACTTATTGGCCTGATGCGAGATTGACTCTCACGGACTTGGCGACCAAGAGTAATAATTTGCTTATCTTCATTAAGTAGTAAAAAGTTGCTATGCCTTCCCATTAATTCAAGTATTAGAGATCGTTTAATAGGCTCTCCTGGACGCAAGGCTAGATTAAATTCAACAACACGTTCAAAGTCTTTTTGTTTGATTTCTACCAAGGTCATTTGTCCAAGGCAATTTTGAATTTGTTTTGCAAGAGTGCTTTTACTGCCGATACGTGATGGAGAGGGTACCCTAACTAATCTTGCTGCATCTGCTTTCCAGCTGAGTTCAAGCCAAACCAATCCCTTTAGGGTCCTTAAGCCAATTTGAAGTGTTTGGGGCTCTGGTTGTTGGGCTGTTTCAAATCGGCTGGGGACAATTTCTTTACGCAATTCGCTAAGGACTGCTTTTAGAGTGGTAAGGTCCATTATCTGGAGTGAATTTGACAACATTTATTTTTTAAGAAGGTATTCTTTCTGGAGTTATCTTTGTATTCTGTACGCCGATTTTGCATAGGTAGATGGAACTCTCAACTGATGCTGGCAGACTGACTGTTATCACTGGTCCAAGTGGCGTAGGAAAGGGTTCTTTGGTGAGGGAACTTTTAAAGTCTCATCCTCAAATTTGGCTTTCTATTTCTGCAACAACAAGAGAACCTAGAGTAGGTGAAATAGAGGGTAAAGATTACTTCTTTTTGCAAAAAGATCGTTTTCTGCAATTGGTTTCAGATGGAGGCTTTCTCGAATGGGCTGACTTCGCAGGGAATAGTTATGGCACTCCTCGTAAGCCTGTTTTAGATCACCTTTCACAAGGTCAGCCAGTTTTGTTAGAAATAGAGCTAGAAGGTGCAAGACAGATTCGCAAAAACTCTCCTGATTCTTTTCATATCTTTCTAGCTCCTCCAAGCTTTGAAGAATTAGAAAACCGTATTAGAGGTAGGGAAACGGATTCTGATGAGGCTATTCAAAAACGTTTATTCAGAGCCAGGGAAGAGTTAAATGCAAAAGATGAATTTGATGCTGTGATAATTAATGATGACTTGCAAGATGCTTGTTATCAAGTAGAGGAATTAATGGGCTTCACCACAAAAAAAGAAGGGCTTTGAGGCCCTTCTTTGAAATTAATTTCGCAACCTACTTAGGTCCTAAGACATTAAGCTTCTTTCTCTTATTTAGAGACAGTTTCTACTAGCCAAAAGACATTGGGTGGAATAGTAGGTCAGGGTGGAAACGATTAAATTCAATTAAGTACCCTGCAGTAAATAGAACCCATCCAGCGGCTACTACTGGCACAGATCTGAAAATCTTGTGCTTGTCGTAATAGGTGCCTTTATGTGGTGTGTTTGACATGGCTGGTGTTTTGTTTTGATGGTTAGAGAATTGAGGAGGCTCAGCTAGAAGGAAACTTTGCTGAAGTCAGATTCTGGCGAAGTTGTGATTTTGCTGTTGCTTTCACGGAGTCGACCAGAGCGGGCCTCTTTGTCAGCTTCTAGAGGCCACATTGCACCTTTTGCTAAAGCAGCTCTGAGGAAGTCAGGATCCAAGAAAATCTCATTTTCAGCCGGATTTTTTGAGGCACGGGCAAGCTTGAGATACTCCCTACCTGACCAGCCGATAATTCCTGCAACATATAGGAAAATATGTCCTGGTATTAAGACATCTCCTTCATGGCCGCGGAAAACATTTGCGCCAAAAGGCTCAATAGTTGCCGGTACGATCAAATGTGGGAGACCATCATCCCCACATACTGCTTTGCTGTACCTTTCAAACCTTTCTATGGCTTGTGGAGTTGATGCAGCACTTGCTCTTTCCTGGAAGCGAGCGCTTTCAGAACAAGGGGTAAGTCCGCCATGCAAATCGGAGATCTCAGCCTTTGCAACTGGCGCAAAGCCGAATACAAGAAGGCCCGAGAGCAAGACGGCGAAGAGACGACGCATTAGTTCGATACCTGTATTAATTCTGCCCTTCTAGGCAGCATGTAACCATACAAAGTTAGATCAGTTACCTCCATATGTTGACAACTGTGCTTGCCCTCGAAACAAGTTGTGACGAGTCAGCGGTTTCTTTGGTCAGAAGAAACCAAGGAAAAACATATGTTTTGTCAAGCAAAATCGCTTCTCAGGTTAAGGAACATTCCTTATGGGGAGGGGTTGTACCTGAAATTGCTTCAAGGAGACATCTAGAAGCTCTTCCTTTTTTGATTGCTGATGCATTAGAAGAATCCAAAGTGGATATCCCAAATGTTGATGCGGTTGCTGCAACTGTTACTCCTGGTTTAGTAGGGGCCCTTATGGTTGGATCAGTAACTGCGAGAACTTTGGCGGCTTTGTATTCATTGCCGTTTATAGGAATTCATCACTTAGAAGGTCACCTTGCTTCGGTTTTATTGTCTGAAGAGCCCCCCGACCCACCATATTTGGTGCTACTTGTGAGTGGCGGTCATACCGAGTTGATTGAGGTTAGAGATCATGGGGCATATGAACGTATTGGAAGGAGTCATGATGATGCAGCGGGAGAAGCTTTTGACAAAGTTGCACGTTTACTTGGGTTGCCTTATCCAGGAGGACCATCAATAGAAGCAATTGCTCAAGGAGGAGACCCTAGAAGATTTCAACTTCCTAAAGGAAAGGTTTCAAAGCCTGGCGGTGGATATTATTCATACGACTTTTCCTTTAGCGGTTTAAAGACTGCAATGCTTAGGAAGGTCGAATTATTTGCCTCAGAGGGACGGAAATTACCAGTTCCCGACCTTGCCGCTAGTTTTCAAAATATTGTGGCGGAAGTTTTGGTTGAAAGGACCGTGATTTGTGCTTCAGACAGGGGTTTGAGTAAAGTGGTTATGGTTGGGGGTGTTGCGGCTAATCGTCGATTGAGGGAGTTAATGGAAGTGTCTTGTCAGAAAAATTCCATTGAAGTCAATCTTGCACCAAAAGCCTTTTGTACAGATAATGCTGCAATGATCGGCGCCGCAGCTTTAAATCGTTTAAAATTATCGCAATGCTCTAGCTCTTTAGAACTAGGAGTTGTGGCTCGTATGCCCCTCAACCAAGCAGAGGCTTTATATAGTCAAAAGCCTCTTTTTTGAGTTATTTCCCTTTTTCATAAATGGAAACCAAATCTAAAAATGAGTTATCTTCAGATCCAGAAAAAGTAACAAGTGGAGAGTTGAATTCCTGGAGGAGAGGCTTTACTCCTCAGGCCGAGATATGGAATGGGAGGATGGCTATGTTTGGACTTGCAGTAGGAATAAGTATTCTTATTCTGCTTAGATTTAGTGTCCAGGGATGATTTACTTAGTAGTAAGATCTTGTTTCTTGGAGCTATAGCTTCTTAGATTAGGGGTTTGTATATTTAACATGTATTTCTATATCCGCACTTCCTGTTTTTCATGATGATTTGCTATGCAATGTCCTAAGAGTAAGTCTTTTATTCTTTATAGCTATTAGTCCACCCTCACACCCTACCCCTCACCCCCCCCATTCAGAGGTTATTAAGGTTGGCGTTGTATTAGTTAAGCCAGTATTGATTTTAAGTAACACAATTAAGCTTTTTCAAGCTATGTAAGCTGCTGCTGTGGTTTGTATTGACTCAGACAACATCTTTAAACAAACCTTGAGATTGCTAGAGGATCAAAAGACTTACGAAAATATGTCAAGAACCAAACACCCATTTTGTGATGGCAAGGCAAGTTCTCGAATCTTTAGAGCAAGTTTGGAATTCTAGGGGACCTGATGCTTCGTTTAGCAATTGTGGAAATTATCGCTGGTGGTTGAAGCGCGAAATAGGGCAGAGTCCTAAAACAATTGTATTTGTGGGCTTAAATCCTTCTAAGGCAAATAAGTTACAGGATGATGCCACCCTTCGGAGGGCAATTGCTTTTGCAAGCTCTTGGGGCTATGGAGGACTTCTAGTGGCGAATATATTTGCCCTAGTTGCTAAGTCTCCTTTAACTCTTAGGAAATCTCGGGATCCTATCGGGGATCTAAATGACAATGTTCTTCTCTCCATTTTTAATAGGTGGTCAAAGGAATCTGATTTAGATTTATGGTTGGGATGGGGAGAAGGTGGAACTTTCCTTAAAAGGAATGAAGAGGCAATGTCAATGTTGAAACCCGCAGTCCTGAAGAGAGAAAAACTTTTCCCCAATACAAAGGGTCTTCTTGCTTTGGGAACGACTTTGGGAGGTAATCCCCTCCACCCTTTATATGTTGGAGCAAATGTGTCGTTAAAGATCTATGAGACTTTGTTTTGAAGAGATGATAGTGCACTTCTCCTCTTGAATGAATAAGGTTGCCTTTAGATAAAACAACAGTTTCAAATTGATCTAACATGAAATATTTCTGCACGGATATAAGAGAACCATTAATGTTTGTTTTGTCCATTTAGTTTTTAGATGTTATAAATCGATTTATCCGACATGAGGCTCTATCAGAACAGCCATTATTTTTATTAGTTCTTGTGTTAAAAGCTCTCAAAAGGACTTCCTATGACACCTGAGCGGCTAGGCCTGCTTTGGGGCGTTACTGTCTTCGCCGGCGCGGGGGCAAGGCTATTGGCTGCTTTTACAGGGCTCCCTGGGGTGGTTCTGCTTTTGCTTGCTGGACTTTTGATTGGTAGATCGGGGCTTGGTTTAGTCGAGCCTCTTGATTTGGGAGATGGTCTCGAGACGGTAGTAGGCCTTTTGGTAAGCCTTGTTTTATTTGATGGAGGACTAAACCTTCGACTTCCTGGTGACACAATAAAAGCCACAGTTTTTCGAATATCTGTAATTAGACTTTTAGTGTCTTTCCCGGCTGTTTTGTTTGCAGCTCATTGGTTGGCTGGTTTGGGCTGGGGTGTCGCATCTGTCTATAGCGCAATTGTTTTAGCCACTGGTCCGACAGTTGTTACCCCTTTAGTGCAACAAATACGCCTTGCATCTCCTTTGGGAGATGTGCTCGAAGCAGAAGGTCTTGTCTTGGAGCCAATAGGCGCGGTTATGGCTTTGCTACTTCTTCAGCTCGCTTTGGGGGATTTGCATGGATGGCGAGAGGTCGCTTCTGGAGCTTTCGTGAAATTAGGTGGAGGCGTAGGCCTGGGTTTAATTTTTGGTTGGCTAATGTCAGAGGCTTTAAGGTTTTTAAAGCCAGAGCCTTCAGTTGGCTTGAGACTTCAAATAACTTTAGGGTTGCTTTTTCTTTTATATGGAGTTTGTGAGTGGTTACTCCCTCTTTCTGGGCTCCCAGCATCAGTTTCGGCAGGAGTAGTTGTTGGTCGGAGGCCTGCAACTAATGCTGGTCAGTTGGATGGCTTAATTCGAGAACTTGCTCAACTTGCAATAACAATGCTTTTCCCCTTATTGGCCGCAGATGTTTCATGGAGTGAGCTAAGCCCGCTTGGTTGGGGTGGTTTTACTTGCGTTTTGGCTCTAATGATTGTAGTCAGACCTCTTGCCGTTAGTTTTGCTACAACTGGCTTGCCTCTTGATTTTAGGCAGAGACTTTTCTTAGGTTGGTTGGCTCCTAGAGGGATTGTGACTGCAGCTGTGGCGTCCCTATTCTCAATTCGGCTTGAACAAGCTGGCGTTTTGGGGGCTGGTCGTCTTCAAGGGTTAGTTTTTTTGACAATCCTAATGACTGTTGGGATTCAGGGGCTAACAGCTCAACCTTTGGCTAAGGCGTTTGGTTTGTTAGCCCCACAAAAGAGCGAAGAAGCAACAGATTTACAAGCACCTTCTAATACGGCTTCTGTCTTGGCCGACCCTGGCAAGGAGGCTCCATGAGGAGAGGAGGTCTGGTCCTTGAAGTTGGCCAAATAGTGCTGCTCTAAGGCTCTTCATTATTAAACCTTTTTTTACCTCGGCCTTTTTGGCGGAATCGTTTAATAGTCCTTGTGCTTTTGGAATTTCCATTCCATTCCAAGGATCTTCTTCAAGTTTCTCTAGGAGAAATTTAAGGGCCGTTTTTGCACCTTTTAGTTGTAATTGTTCGAGCCCATCCTGTTTGAGTAAAGGTACCTCGAAAAAAGGTCTTGATTGTTCTAAAGCGTCATTAATGACAGTGAGTGATGGCCCTATTAGCTCTGCCAAAGCAATGCCCCAAGCCTTTTCTGGAAGTTGCCAATTGTTGTCTCTTAGGATTGGGCTGATTTCTTCAAAAAGTTTCTCGGGATGCCATTGATGAATAATTTGTGCATTTAGCCAATTCAGCTTGTCCCAATCAAACTTTGCACCTGCCTTGTTTACTCTGTCAAAATTAAAAACCTCTGCTGCCTCATTAGCAGTAAATTTTTCATCCATTCCATCAGGGACAGACCAACCTAATAGAGCCATATAATTAGCCATTGCGTCAGGGGTATAGCCCATATCTCTGAAATCGCTTATTGAGGTGACTCCATCACGCTTAGAGAGTTTGCGGCCTTCAGTATTAAGGATTAATGGAGTGTGAGCGAAAATTGGTTCAGCTAATCCGAAAGCTTTGTATAGGACTAATTGCTTAGCTGTATTTGCTAAATGGTCTTCCCCCCGAATTACATGGCTGATCTGCATTGCAGCATCGTCAAGAACTACCACTAAGTTGTATAGAGGAGAACCAATTTTGTCTGAGGGGGATCGCCTAGAAAGAACCATATCTCCGCCTAAATCTGCTCCTTTCCAAATCATTTTTCCTCTTACGAGGTCATTCCATTGAATTAACTCGTTGTCCTCAATGCGAAAACGTACAACACATGTTCTGCCTTTTTCTATATAGGATTTTTCTTGTTCGGAAGATAGATTTCTATGTCTGTTGTCATAGCGAGGGGCTTGACCTCTGTTTTTTTGATCATTACGCATTTCTTCCAATTCAGCTTCTGTTGCATAGCACCTATAGGCCAGGCCCTTGTCTAGGAGAGTTTGTATGGCTTTGCGGTGGCTATTTATATGATCACTTTGCCGAACAAGTTCCTCGTCCCAATTCAAGCCAAGCCATTGAAGGCCTTCGAGAATGTTTTCAGTAAATTCTTCGCGCGATCTTTCTTGATCTGTATCCTCAATACGCAGTAAGAATTTCCCCCTTTGATTCCTAGCAAAAAGCCAATTGAACAAGGCTGTTCTTGCTGTGCCTATATGAAGCTTCCCAGTAGGACTTGGGGCTAGGCGAACACGCACAGTCAAAGTTTTTTTTGGAAAGCTTAGGTAACGGGACCGACGGGGTTCGAACCCGCAACTTCCGCCGTGACAGGGCGGTGCTCTAACCAGTTGAACTACGGTCCCAGGATTACGTTTGCTTGAAGTCGCAGGAAAAAGAGGTGGGTGGTTTGCGCTTAAACAATCAGTGAAGTATCAACCTCTGCCCTGCCTCACGTCAACTTGCTCATAAGATCTCTCCAATTGAAGGTTCAGGGCAGTGGTCATTTGATTTGCCTTGCATAGGGAAAAAGATCCTTAATGCTTAATAAGGATCTTCTGAGGTTTAAAGGTTAAAGACTCTTTACCAAATTCATGGTCGGAAACCTGCTGGTTCTATTAGTCGAACTTGATTCCCTCGAGCAGTAAATTCCCGCCCTTGGTCACTTTGTACGACTACACGACCACCAGATTTGACTCGAATTACTCGAGCACGAACCCAGCCTAAGGCTGCAGATTCGAGCACTTTTACGACATCACCAGGTTGAAGATCCAACTCCATGCTCAAAACTAGGAAACTGCAGGACAATTCATCGGACGCGCCGTGGAGGACTCGAACCCCCGACATCAGGTTTTGGAGACCTGCGTTCTACCAACTGAACTAACGGCGCATTTACGATGTACATATAACCCGTCGTAATAAGACGACGGTTTTTTGGTTTGAACGAGGTATAAACCTCAGCGGTCGAAGCGCTGCTTCACGCGTGTGGCCTTGCCCACCCGATCACGCAGATAGAAAAGCTTCGCTCTTCTAACTTTACCGCGACGTTCAACTTTTATGGAGGCCACCTGGGGACTATGCAGCATGAATACACGCTCGACTCCTATTCCCTGAAAAATACGACGCACAGTAATAGTTCCATTTAGACCTCCATGCCGCTTAGAAATCACAACACCTTCGTAGGGCTGGACACGTTCTTTATTGCCTTCGCTTATTCGAACACCAACGCGAACAGTGTCTCCAACGTATATCTCGGGGAGTTTGTTTTTTTGCTGCGACGTCTCGAATCCGTGAATTAGCTCCTCTGCATTTAGTTTTTCTCTGACCAAGGCTTTAGAAGCTTCTTCCTCCATTGGAGAAGAAGCGGGCTCAGTGTCAGGAGAAACTGTCTCTTCAGTTGTAGTTGCACTATCCTCAGGGGAAGTACTTTTCGACTCGGTTGTCATCCAAGCTCCGCGATAACTCGGCAAACCTCAATATTACATTCCCACTAATCCAAATATCCATTTTTTTTAGACCACTTTTTAAAAAAGATTCGTTTGGGACAAGCTCGAGGAAGGGATTAACACTCTATTGAAGCAGAATTTATGAAAGCCATCAACAACTGGCTGCTCAAGTAGGAGTGAAAAAAAATTGGAGCACAGCGGATTTTAAAAGCCTTAAGGAATTACTTTGCTTTGTCTTGCAAGCAAGCACTTGCTGCAAACATTCTAAATCGAGATAAATTTAAGTTGGCTGGAGACAGAAGCTTCACACTTTGCGCTCCAAATTTTTATCCGGAAATTCCTTTTTGGACCAAATGAAACTTTTTTCAGACCTTTTAACTTCGAAAACCTTGTCCAAGGAGGTCGTTGCTGGACCAAGGATCAATCAGCGCAGAGGAGTGGAAATAAAGTCCGCTAGAGAGGTAGAGATTATGCGAAAGGCGAGCAATATTGTTGCAACTGTTCTTCGTGAAATAAGTTTGATGGCAGAGCCCGGTCAGACAACAGCTGATCTTGATAAGTATGCAGAAAGTCGAATTAGAGATCTGGGGGCTGTCCCAAGTTTCAAGGGTTACCAAGGTTTTCCAGCAAGTATTTGTGCAAGTATCAATAATGAGGTCGTGCATGGGATTCCAGGACCTAAAAGAGTTATCAAGGAAGGTGATTTGCTCAAGGTTGATACTGGCGCTTATTTTGATGGCTATCACGGGGACAGTTGTATAACTATTTGCGTGGGGCAAGTCCCAGAGCTCGCAATGAGATTAAGTAAAGTTGCTCAGGAAGCTCTGATGGTTGGGCTTAAGCAAATAAAACCTAAAAACACTCTTTTAGATATTGCAGGTGCAATTGAAGATCACGTTAGGGCAAATAATTTCAGTGTAGTTGAGGATTACACAGGACATGGTGTTGGTAGGAATCTCCACGAGGAGCCCTCAGTATTCAATTTTCGAACAAATGAACTTCCAAATGTTGCTCTTCGGGCAGGAATGACACTCGCTGTTGAGCCTATCTTGAATGCAGGCAGTAAAGCATGCAGAACCCTTAAAGATGGCTGGACGGTGGTTACCAAAGATGGCAGCCTTTCTGCTCAGTGGGAGCATACTATAGTCGTAACTTCTGATGGTTGTGAGATACTTACTGATAGGGATAATTTGTAAAAAGAAGAGATCAGTTATTAATTCAACTATGGCTTATTTGTGTGGATTGCATAATCTTTGCGTAAAATATCCTTGAGAGTTCAGTTATAGGCATTAGAAAATATGTTATTGGATTTGGAGTTATTATTATTAGATCAAGTCCGAGGTCTGCTTGATTGATTATTTGATTTGCTACCCAGCTAGGAGACATTAATCCTATTGGATTTAGTTCTGACTTAAATGGTCCAAGAACAAGTTTTCTGATTCTATATTTCTTTCTTTGTTTCTTCGAGAGATTGATCCAGTTCAAAGTTACCAATTGGCCAATTAGACGCTTGCTTAGCTCATAGGCAGGGCTAAGTGCTGGTTGTATTTCAGCCTCAGAGGTGTTGACCCAGATT includes:
- a CDS encoding DUF3067 family protein, which produces MTDSASKDFYLPLDVDEVIDCLIQRWDVSYDLQLVVRNKRLYLQIMWAYLEQQSFPLEESAYRLHIAEVLDIVNRLGLADSVRSWLSNTPKRPRVGKALSLPLVADQRLDEFVL
- the tatC gene encoding twin-arginine translocase subunit TatC; protein product: MPLVDHLEELRQRVLLSLLSVVIAAAGSLLFIKPLVRMLEAPAGSIKFLQVAPGEFLFVSLKVAGYAGLTFSLPFILYQGLSFILPGLTIRERRLIAPAVAGSAILFFAGLAFAWWALVPAALRFLLHYGADVVEPIWSIERYLDFVLLLMLSTGLAFQLPVLQLLLGAFGLINWKQMLSSWRWVVLVAALLGAVLTPSTDPVTMLLLTTAITALFLIGVALVALTDQVKGQIHPNADQPPAAD
- a CDS encoding NFACT family protein; its protein translation is MLSNSLQIMDLTTLKAVLSELRKEIVPSRFETAQQPEPQTLQIGLRTLKGLVWLELSWKADAARLVRVPSPSRIGSKSTLAKQIQNCLGQMTLVEIKQKDFERVVEFNLALRPGEPIKRSLILELMGRHSNFLLLNEDKQIITLGRQVRESQSRIRPISTGDRYVPPPPLKGIKPNKSETIDSWKRRLCLTPETLKKNLHSSYQGISPSLSLQLAHEDFEIAIEILNLPVLQISDRRWTMLHKSWCQWLTQLDEEIFNLSFQGPTPYRVWNSKVLNPSKSSKNLALALGHYYKEGLNKKEINSLSKKLKKVLDLHLEHELEALQNQEALLEKTVEGPQLKEEADLILSMPSLTRDSVLKAQKLYEKAKKLKRSVDRLKNRCKHHKQRIELIHNSETYLENLITNTWETSVDRLQRLKELNMEIDDLLKKSNQSKKHKKNIQNQPNPLEIKSPAGLLIQIGRNHRQNELISLRYSKSGDLWFHAQECPGSHVVLKSSTTFPDEPDLQLAADLAAYFSRAKANKKVAVVMTPTQNLQRVNNSAPGTVRHRGGTIRWAQPERAKKYLTSNSP
- the gmk gene encoding guanylate kinase; the protein is MELSTDAGRLTVITGPSGVGKGSLVRELLKSHPQIWLSISATTREPRVGEIEGKDYFFLQKDRFLQLVSDGGFLEWADFAGNSYGTPRKPVLDHLSQGQPVLLEIELEGARQIRKNSPDSFHIFLAPPSFEELENRIRGRETDSDEAIQKRLFRAREELNAKDEFDAVIINDDLQDACYQVEELMGFTTKKEGL
- the psaJ gene encoding photosystem I reaction center subunit IX; translation: MFRSVPVVAAGWVLFTAGYLIEFNRFHPDLLFHPMSFG
- a CDS encoding Photosystem I reaction center subunit III, giving the protein MRRLFAVLLSGLLVFGFAPVAKAEISDLHGGLTPCSESARFQERASAASTPQAIERFERYSKAVCGDDGLPHLIVPATIEPFGANVFRGHEGDVLIPGHIFLYVAGIIGWSGREYLKLARASKNPAENEIFLDPDFLRAALAKGAMWPLEADKEARSGRLRESNSKITTSPESDFSKVSF
- the tsaD gene encoding tRNA (adenosine(37)-N6)-threonylcarbamoyltransferase complex transferase subunit TsaD, translated to MTTVLALETSCDESAVSLVRRNQGKTYVLSSKIASQVKEHSLWGGVVPEIASRRHLEALPFLIADALEESKVDIPNVDAVAATVTPGLVGALMVGSVTARTLAALYSLPFIGIHHLEGHLASVLLSEEPPDPPYLVLLVSGGHTELIEVRDHGAYERIGRSHDDAAGEAFDKVARLLGLPYPGGPSIEAIAQGGDPRRFQLPKGKVSKPGGGYYSYDFSFSGLKTAMLRKVELFASEGRKLPVPDLAASFQNIVAEVLVERTVICASDRGLSKVVMVGGVAANRRLRELMEVSCQKNSIEVNLAPKAFCTDNAAMIGAAALNRLKLSQCSSSLELGVVARMPLNQAEALYSQKPLF
- a CDS encoding high light inducible protein, which produces METKSKNELSSDPEKVTSGELNSWRRGFTPQAEIWNGRMAMFGLAVGISILILLRFSVQG
- a CDS encoding DUF1643 domain-containing protein translates to MARQVLESLEQVWNSRGPDASFSNCGNYRWWLKREIGQSPKTIVFVGLNPSKANKLQDDATLRRAIAFASSWGYGGLLVANIFALVAKSPLTLRKSRDPIGDLNDNVLLSIFNRWSKESDLDLWLGWGEGGTFLKRNEEAMSMLKPAVLKREKLFPNTKGLLALGTTLGGNPLHPLYVGANVSLKIYETLF
- a CDS encoding cation:proton antiporter encodes the protein MTPERLGLLWGVTVFAGAGARLLAAFTGLPGVVLLLLAGLLIGRSGLGLVEPLDLGDGLETVVGLLVSLVLFDGGLNLRLPGDTIKATVFRISVIRLLVSFPAVLFAAHWLAGLGWGVASVYSAIVLATGPTVVTPLVQQIRLASPLGDVLEAEGLVLEPIGAVMALLLLQLALGDLHGWREVASGAFVKLGGGVGLGLIFGWLMSEALRFLKPEPSVGLRLQITLGLLFLLYGVCEWLLPLSGLPASVSAGVVVGRRPATNAGQLDGLIRELAQLAITMLFPLLAADVSWSELSPLGWGGFTCVLALMIVVRPLAVSFATTGLPLDFRQRLFLGWLAPRGIVTAAVASLFSIRLEQAGVLGAGRLQGLVFLTILMTVGIQGLTAQPLAKAFGLLAPQKSEEATDLQAPSNTASVLADPGKEAP